ATGCGtcaagttggaataattttacCGTATGAAAAGATCAAAGCCCTCCTCCCTTTGTCACCCTGCAGCTCTGGTATGTTTGCAcgtcatgtgtttgtgtagtgactaaaaaggaggaagaaaaacccAGACGGACCACATGAAGCCACAGCCTCCAGTGACATCGCATCGCGTCATGTCATGTCCCCTGTGAAGACGCATGCATTTCAGGAAAAACAAGTTTGGAGACATTCAGTTTGTCATCCTTCCTCCGCcttttttgtcttcctctcgCTCTTCCTTGTTTATTTATAGGCTGACTGTATCTGCAGATGGTTTGATTGATTCTTGTTCTGACTGACTTCTACCAAGCGGATCATGGACTTCTCTCAGCCTTTCTCGGTCCTCAACGAGAAGCTGAGACCTCGAGTCACCACCAGTGAACAGCTCTACTCCTCCCTGAACAGACTGGAGGACAGACAGCTGGGCTCACTCAGGAACAGATCTTTATCTTACCGACCAACTGTTCTGCCAGCAGAACCAGTCCCTGTGCCCATAACAGAACCGAATAATCCAGAAGAACCTAAAGATGATGCAGAGCAGGAGGATTTGGTCACTGATGGCCTTGAAGAAGGAAattgtgctgctctgctccccGTTAACAACACATGCCTCATCACTGAATTGAATTTAAAAGATGTGGGTGAAGAGGAGCAGTCTGAGGAGAAAGACAGTCCAGGTGAACTGACCACAAAAGAGACAAGGGACTCCTCAGTGTCCTTGGCCAGTGAAGGTGAAAGCTCCCTCCAGAGGAGCTATATTGATGGGACTTTACCAGACCTGATCAAGAGCGGCAGACCGCTCAGCAGACGCAGAACACTGGGACATGTCTCAGACACGGTAAGATAACACGGtctattcagtgtgtgtgtgtctgtgtgtttaaatgagAGAGAATGGCAGTGTCTTGGGAAGAAAAAACTAATCTCTTAAGTGTAAGGTAAATCTTTTTACAGCGCACAAATTTAAATCTATTCAGCTACAAACAGGCTTGTCAAACAACACTAAAACTTGTTAAACAGGGAGGAGACAGTCTCAACTGTCATTCAGAAGTATATCAGACTTCTACAAACCTAACAAAGTTAAAAATGCAGAGTTGTTCCCTGAAATATTCCGCATGAAGAGGTAGGATCCAAATGAGTCTGGTTCCCTGACGTCTAAGCGCAATAAACCTCAGTTTGCagtgaacattttttatgatgaCAGGACTTGATATGTGATtatgagtgtgtggtgtgtgtttatgtagtAGCTTTCATATCTCAGTTATCTTGGTGtgtctttgagtgtgtttctATGAATGCATTCATTTGTGCATATTTGCCGTGTTTGCAAGTGCTGAGTAACATCACAGCTGGTACGACTGGATTTCTTGTCCACAGTTTCACCCAGGAATCTAGATTATCAGTTTCTGTTGACTTTGTGTAAAATGTCATGAGGTTGTACTTTCTGTGTGCGGGTCTGCAATCATCTGCACAGCAAAAAGTGGTGGCACGCCTTGTTAAAATGTACTCATGTCACATTTATTGTGTGCAGCTTAATGAAGTGCGCAGAGAAGTGGAGCTGTCTCGGAGACGAAGTATCAAGCTTAAGGCCCAGGTGGACAAACtacaggagagcagagagggaccAGGCTGGAgccaacacagagagagggtaAAGGTTACACACGGTGCCAGTACATAGTGTACATCTGCACAACTCTGCAGGATTACTGTAATTTCTTTCTATTCATTTCCATCCCAGGTCACAGAGGAGGTCCTGTCCATACTGCGGCTGCTGCACCCGCTGACAGAGGCCACGTCCAGCCCACCTGAACCCTCTTGTGGGGAAAACCGCCTGGACGCTGCCCTGGCGCAGCTGCAGACTGTGGCCCGTAAACTGGCAATCAGCCACACCAAACAGGTAAAGGCAACGCCCACGTGCACTCAAATAATGCTCTTCACCCTCATCATTTCCCTGCAATCTCAGTTTGAGTTGATTTTAGTGGGCATGTTACTCACAGGAATGTTTGCCTCACACATACTCGTGGAACTTAATAGTGCAGTTGACAAAGGCACCAAGTTATTCATATGtagacactaaaaaaaaaaaagatatagaCTATATCAAAGTGATATAAGTAGATGCCTAATTTAAATAttctatcactctctctcattctctttcacTACCAAATTATAAAAGACTCAATATACTTTTGGGATGGCAGCAAGGAATTTATATTGTCAACAAGGTAGTTCAAAACTAGAAGCCTTAAAATAAGCCTTGAGGCCTGTatgtaatattaatatttatgtgAGTGGTATCTGTGCTCACCTGATGAAGCATCTTTCTCATTGTTTCCTTGAAGAGATCATTAATTTCTCCACCCAGGTGTTAAAGCTAAGCTATGAGGTCTGACCAGTTCACGAGTGACAGTCTCCGTAATCTCAGTCTTTCTGGTATTTATTGTATGTTAGTCAGGAGGTGTGTGAATCATGGTGGGATTAGATTTGAGTATGGGCAGAACAACAGATAAGAGAGTGAAATCACTGAGGTTAAAGGCAGAGCATAAGCATcacctgcctcctctcctcgcCCTGTCCATTCAGGAGTCTGGAAAAGGAGCAGAGGACAGTGCTATTCTCCAGCAGGCGTTGCGGGACAGAGATGAGGCCATAGAGaagtaagtacacacacacgaTGTATACACTCACACTCGCTTCCGCTAAATAATAGATGAATCAAAATTTCAGGGAAAAAAGGAAGTTGGAAGACATGCTCTATTTTGAAGAATGTGTCATtctttctgttctgctgtgcAGGAAGAAGGCGATGGAGGCCGAGCTGCTGCGAAGTAAGACGGAGATGATGTCACTGAACAACCAGCTGCTGGAGGCCGTACAGAAACGTCTGGAGCTGTCGCTGGAGCTCGAGGCCTGGAAGGTAAACCTGAGACCAGTTTAATCTTTGACAGAGATAAAACAATGAAGTGAGTGAACTGAAAAGGGAGAGGTGTGCCCTCTGGACCAAAGCAGAACTAAACCCTATATGAAAACGTGGCGTCACACTGAGTAGAGATGATGGGAAAATGTGAACATATGGGACTCAGCCACAGAACTCTAGAAAAGTAGGACACCCACACacgaaaaacacacacacataattagTATTAAGTACATGTTACTTTCAGAACCCagaaaattataattaaaattcACACACATTACATTCAGCACATGCAGTGTATACAGTTACTGCCAGCTGGTATCCTGCCACAGTGTTTTGGCTTCAGGCCTGTGTGTTCATCTGGGGACGGTCTGGATCCCTGTAGCGTTAAACCGAAACTGCTCTGCACCTTGCAAATTTACTGGTGAGTGCAGCAGAGTCTGCTTCATTTGTAAACTGTGAATCCAAACTGATTTCACATCAACTACTGTAAAGAGAGAAGTGCTATGTTCAGTGTCCCAGTGTGCCTTGATGCTCTAAATTTTGGCCTTACAGTTTTTGTGAttgacaaaaaatatttaaaaaaatactccGATTGTAAAgctctttaatatttttttctggttaCGGCCTGTGGGGTTAGTTGCATTCTGGAGTCAGTGTGATCTGAAAATGTACCATCTCAATtaagtgtttaaaaatgttaaaagttgGATTCTGTTATGTTTGGTACCCTCATGTGTGCCATTCTTCTTAATCTTTGTCTTTGCTGAAATTAATTTGTAGTTTATAGACCCTCCTCTCTTGGTACCTTACACCacatagttttcttttttcttttataaattgCTATACGTCAGTTAAGCTTAGGGACTGGAATAATTGGGGATTGGAGGTTGAATCTTATATTTCAGTCTTTTAAATTATAGTGTTATGTTGGTACATAACACATACTTGTTTCACTGTTACTAACCAAAAGAGGCAAAACATGAAGAATTTGAGATGGTATAATTGCACATAAATCCTAATAAATTAGTGGAATTATTTTCACAATAGTAACCAAACATGGACACGGAATTAACAATTTCCAAATTTATGTCCCTTATTCACCAGTGGTATTACTCTGTAAGCTgccatgtaaaataaaaatataccaTAGATCACTCTCTCACAGATTTAAAATATGGTGATGCCTCATCTTTCTTACATTTCATATCGCTCATCACCTTTTGCaggtttgattatttttttgaaaGTCAGTATTTCTCGTGCCTTAACAtccttgtttgttttccttgacTTGCCGCAGGAGGACGTTCAGCTGATCCTCCATCAACAGCTGAAGagtcagcagcaggcagagcagGCCCAGAAGAAGTCCTCCCGGCTGGGCATCCTGAGGAGAAACAACCGACCGCCCATCCAGCGGCCTTCCAGTTTCCCTTTGCCTGCACCAACCCCTCCCACAATCAACTCAAACCAAATCTTCATCTCCAGACCCGGGgtttctgctgctccacctcccaGCGTGCCTCCTTCTACCGGCACGCAACGCAACTGGAGGGACAAGCTGAGGAGGGGCAAGAGCGGGCGTCAAGGAGAGGATGCAGCGGGGCAGGACTCAGAGTGGGGCGGGGACGACGACGGCTTCCAGGTCGTGTCACTTGATTGAAACAGAGATGACTTTACACTCAGCACATTTATTCTGATACACAACTCTCATGTCTAGCACATTTTTTTGCATCTTTGACTCATGTAATTTATGTATAGAATATAACTGATTATGAATGAGCCATGTATTTGTTTAATACTAGGGGTGGTTAATCGGTCCAATTTCCTGATTCAATTCGATTACCAATTGATTACTGAGTTTCCACTTGACAGcagtaacccaaaatacaccataaacgtactgcaccatttaaaaaaagaagtcagctgctgaattactcaacttctcttttattaaaaaacatctcaaagcaccttcagtattgtgtAGTAGCCtatagctgtaacttccaaattaGTTTTTAACTCGTTTTAGATGTGTTTCACCGGGGATAATTTTGTTGTCAACTCGTGGAGAGTACGCTGATTCGGTGGAATGATAGCCGTCAGGCGGTTGTCTTTAGCCCACAcagcctcctctggatggaagcgCGACATGAGAGCCAGGGGTGGGCTGGTGTTGAGATTCAGtccgggagcttggtttggagagacCTTTTACCCGATCGCACAATGGAcgtaagtggaactgtgattttaccatgaatactttatttgcagtataaaaacaatctaatgatatacatgatatacagtcagtcGAGTGTACTAAAGTGTACTACATATGCTCATACATACGATGCATACTCACtatgcacaacacacaacaatgcATACGATGCAcaacactatgtttatttaaaaattaaaactactgtgtgcgcgcgcgcggaGAACAGAGGCAAGAAGACTGGCAAAATTgtgttcaatttctgctttgtttggtagcatgaaaacatggaaaagaagatgATTTTTGTGTGGCTTAGATGTGgtttgctcaaataaaagcaattaagtgtatgtgtgtgtgtgtctgtggcttctttcttaatttaccctgctcgtctttcttgttttcttttgacagtttgatgactgactgagcagctgagccaatcacatttcagtcgaaacagggatcagctcaaattTGGAGGGGCcgtaatatgcaaaatattagtttcacccAGTCCAGCGGTGCGGAACCATCCCAGTCTAACGTTAGGTTCATAGACtatataaaacatggacgtaacacccgtgacgtcacccattgttTTCGGGGAgccggttttgtgaccaaaccatgggcatttgagctgcgccatcttggattttagtgggagtgtactttccatatttggcagagaggcggttactctacgggtcagccggccgagaaccccccaacttagctcggagcaaccaaGCTAGTGTAATGCTAGCAAACTATAACACCAcagcacttgaaataataattaatctttCATTGAGGTCATACCACAGaagaaataaagccaaaaaaatctGCCTAAACTCATCTTAAAAGTTAACGTTAACGTTACAGAAATTACTATCTAAAATGATGTTAAGAAATTTTTTCAAGAACTTTAATATTTGTTACAAGAAGTGGTggatgactgtttcagatagagaggcttcaggtggagctgcagggtttggtggagttgtggggggaaatttatttctagtaAATTTATTTCTAGTAATGAAACAATCATTactatttcatattaataaaatagattaaaacattaaaaaatctattattattcttacttttaatggcattttgaggtcctactaaaatatgacatttttggcatattttgagtccttaatatactatgaggtgtttcatgacattttgaggtcttactaaaatatgacttctttggtatattttgatgccttacggccatatgtcgttttttattaaattttgaggtaaaaaaaaaaatgactttttttggccgatgttgacgccttacggccatatgtcattttttatgacattttgaggtcaaaatttttttttgacttttttcggccgattttgacggcttactatactatgaccatttttatgacattttgaggtcaaaaaaaatttgacttttttttggccgattttgacgccttactatactatgacgttttttatgacattttgaggtcaaaaaaaattttgacttttttggtccaattttgacgccttactatactatgatgttttttattacattttgaggtcaaaaaatttattgacttttttggtccgattttgacgccttactatactatgaccatttttatgacattttgag
This genomic stretch from Toxotes jaculatrix isolate fToxJac2 chromosome 12, fToxJac2.pri, whole genome shotgun sequence harbors:
- the bicdl2l gene encoding bicaudal-D-related protein 2-like, which translates into the protein MDFSQPFSVLNEKLRPRVTTSEQLYSSLNRLEDRQLGSLRNRSLSYRPTVLPAEPVPVPITEPNNPEEPKDDAEQEDLVTDGLEEGNCAALLPVNNTCLITELNLKDVGEEEQSEEKDSPGELTTKETRDSSVSLASEGESSLQRSYIDGTLPDLIKSGRPLSRRRTLGHVSDTLNEVRREVELSRRRSIKLKAQVDKLQESREGPGWSQHRERVTEEVLSILRLLHPLTEATSSPPEPSCGENRLDAALAQLQTVARKLAISHTKQESGKGAEDSAILQQALRDRDEAIEKKKAMEAELLRSKTEMMSLNNQLLEAVQKRLELSLELEAWKEDVQLILHQQLKSQQQAEQAQKKSSRLGILRRNNRPPIQRPSSFPLPAPTPPTINSNQIFISRPGVSAAPPPSVPPSTGTQRNWRDKLRRGKSGRQGEDAAGQDSEWGGDDDGFQVVSLD